Below is a window of Streptomyces qaidamensis DNA.
TCCGGGCCTTCAAGGACGAGAACGTCGTGCACGTGGACGGCAAGGTCTCGCCGAAGGACGACATCGAGACGATCAACACCGAGCTGATCCTCGCGGACCTGCAGACCATCGAGAAGGTCCTGCCGCGCCTCCAGAAGGAGTCGCGCATCAAGAAGGACATCGCGCCGAAGGTCAAGGCCGTAGAGGAGGCCAAGGAGATCCTGGAGAAGGGCGACACGCTGTTCTCCGCGGGCATCGTCCAGGGCTCCGGCAACGAGGAACTCCTGCACGACCTGCACCTGCTCACCACCAAGCCGTTCCTCTACGTCTTCAACGTCGACGAGGACGAGCTGACCGACGAGGACTTCAAGAACGAGCAGCGGGCCCTGGTCGCCCCGGCCGAGGCGATCTTCCTCAACGCCAAGCTGGAGGCGGACCTCGCCGAGCTCGACGAGGACGAGGCGCTGGAACTCCTCCAGTCCGTCGGCCAGGAGGAGCCGGGCCTGGCGACCCTGGCCCACGTCGGCTTCCGCACGCTGGGCCTCCAGACGTACCTGACCGCCGGCCCCAAGGAATCCCGCGCCTGGACGATCAAGAAGGGCGCGACGGCCCCCGAGGCGGCAGGCGTCATCCACACCGACTTCCAGAAGGGCTTCATCAAGGCGGAGGTCATCTCCTTCGACGACCTGGTGGAGACGGGCTCGGTGGCGGAGGCCCGCGCGAAGGGGAAGGCGCGGATGGAGGGCAAGGAGTACGTCATGCAGGACGGGGATGTGGTGGAGTTCCGCTTCAACGTCTAGCCGGTGACGTAACGCCACTTCGCTGATCTGGCAAACATGCAGGTCGAATGGTCACCGTCCGGCCCTGACGGACAACCCCGTGCGGCGCGAGCTCCGCGCGATCGCGCAGCAACCGGTGGGCGACGGCGATGCCGGCGGCGGCAGCGATAGCCAGCAGGGCGAGGAGTAGTCGCCTTCGGGGGGCCGGGGCGGGTGGGGGCGGCCGGGGGGTGTCCGGGGTGGCGGAGACATCCCGGCTGATCCGCTGCCAGACGCGATCGGGGGGTGCCGTCGGCAGGTCCACGAGCTGCGCGGTGCGGGCCGCCGCGACCACGCGGGTCAGCATGCGGAGTTCGTCGCGGCAGCGGTCGCACTGCTCGACGTGCCGCAGGGCCTCGGCGTCGGCGTCGGTCGGGGTGGCGTTGCGCAGCGCCAGTTCCACCAGGTGCGCGGACTCTACGTGGGTCACTTCGCCCTCCCGTTCCCCGCTGGTCGGGACTCGACGGGCTCCGCCGTGACGACGAGGTTGGACACGTAGCCGCCTCGCTCGGGGTCGTACGGAGGTGCGCAGGTGATGAGGGTGAGGACGGGGGCGCCGCTCCGGCGGAACGCCGAGGGCGGCAGGTCGTCCTTGGGCACGGTGACCCGCGAGACGACCCGGTAGTGCACCGGCTCGCCCCCCGCCCGGCGCACCTCGACGCGGTCTCCGCGCCGCACGTCGTACAGCGCCAGGAACTCACCGAGGTCACCGGACTCGGAGTCGACGTGCCCGACGAGCACGGCCGAGCCCCGGGCACTGCCCGGCGCGGGGCCGTAGCGGTACCAGCCGGCCATGGACGGGTCGTCGGGGACGGCCATGTCCCCCCGATCCGTCACGCCCACCGGACCGACCTCGGCGTCGAGGCCGGCGCGGGGGACGAGCACCCGCCGGGGCGGCGGGTCCTGCGCCGTGCCGGGCGCCGCCTTTGGGGCCGCCGCGCTCCCGCGTTCCGACGGCGCTGCCGCCGCGCTCCCGCGTTCCGACGGCGCTGCCGCCGCGCTCCCGCGTTCCGACGGCGCTGCCGCCGCGCTCCCGCGTTCCGACGGCGCTGCCGCCGCGTGGGGCGGGTACGCGGCCGGCTGCGACGGCGTGGCCGGAAGACCGAGGGCGGCTGCCAGCGCGGCAGCCGCCACCATCGGTCCCGTCAGCCGTCGCCTGCCGTCAGCCACGCCGGCGGGCGACCCGGCGGGTCACCAGCAGGCCCGCCACCGCGACCGCTCCGGCCCCGGCGACCCAGGCCGGCCCCAGGTCGGAGGAGTTCGGCGCGACGGCGGCACCGCTGCCGCCGGCGGGGACGCCTCGGGGCGAGGACGCCATGCCGCTGAACGTCTGGGTCGCCAGGGCCAGGTTCTTGTCCTCGGCACTGCCCCAGGCGTACACGACATTGCTGGTGCCTTCGCCGAGCTTCAGGTCGGCCGGGCCTATGGCCACGGTGCCCGTGCCGGCGAGCACCACATCCGCGTTGATCGTGCCCGCGTCGACCTCGGCGGTGTCCTCCTTCG
It encodes the following:
- the ychF gene encoding redox-regulated ATPase YchF, whose amino-acid sequence is MSLTIGIVGLPNVGKSTLFNALTKNDVLAANYPFATIEPNVGVVGVPDPRLTKLAEIFSSQRVLPATVDFVDIAGIVRGASEGEGLGNKFLANIRESDAICQVIRAFKDENVVHVDGKVSPKDDIETINTELILADLQTIEKVLPRLQKESRIKKDIAPKVKAVEEAKEILEKGDTLFSAGIVQGSGNEELLHDLHLLTTKPFLYVFNVDEDELTDEDFKNEQRALVAPAEAIFLNAKLEADLAELDEDEALELLQSVGQEEPGLATLAHVGFRTLGLQTYLTAGPKESRAWTIKKGATAPEAAGVIHTDFQKGFIKAEVISFDDLVETGSVAEARAKGKARMEGKEYVMQDGDVVEFRFNV
- a CDS encoding class F sortase, producing the protein MADGRRRLTGPMVAAAALAAALGLPATPSQPAAYPPHAAAAPSERGSAAAAPSERGSAAAAPSERGSAAAAPSERGSAAAPKAAPGTAQDPPPRRVLVPRAGLDAEVGPVGVTDRGDMAVPDDPSMAGWYRYGPAPGSARGSAVLVGHVDSESGDLGEFLALYDVRRGDRVEVRRAGGEPVHYRVVSRVTVPKDDLPPSAFRRSGAPVLTLITCAPPYDPERGGYVSNLVVTAEPVESRPAGNGRAK